In one window of Mercurialis annua linkage group LG4, ddMerAnnu1.2, whole genome shotgun sequence DNA:
- the LOC126679374 gene encoding uncharacterized protein LOC126679374 codes for MKAIDDKKDKVVIRAVSHDEEGKKRVEKTELDTHNIDTIKYVEKKLMDKGVHRMDRHPVKGKGVGGIGKPPPKSGHGGKYTWEGPADVVDYELEAAPPALDEKDPNYVDEPEEEKSRLEV; via the coding sequence ATGAAGGCCATAGACGACAAGAAAGACAAGGTGGTGATCAGAGCAGTCTCACACGATGAAGAAGGCAAAAAAAGAGTAGAAAAAACAGAGCTGGACACACACAACATAGACACAATCAAATACGTGGAGAAGAAGTTGATGGATAAAGGAGTCCATCGCATGGATCGCCACCCGGTTAAAGGGAAAGGTGTCGGTGGTATTGGGAAACCGCCGCCGAAGTCCGGTCACGGTGGAAAATATACATGGGAAGGTCCTGCTGATGTGGTAGATTATGAGCTTGAAGCTGCACCGCCTGCTCTTGATGAGAAGGATCCAAATTATGTTGATGAACCGGAGGAAGAGAAGTCTCGTTTAGAGGTTTAG